The nucleotide sequence ACATGGCCCTTGAGGATGACGAACATGCCCGGCCCCGGCTTGCCGGTCTCGAACAGGCACTCGCCGTCACGGTAGGTGCGGATCTCGCCGAAGCCGCGCAGGCGCGCAATCTCGGCCGGGGTCAGCTCCGGGAAGGTCTGCTCGAATCGGGCAAAGGTCTTCGCGAGCTCCGCGCCTGGTGCCGCTTCATTCGCCGTCGTCCCGTCAGTCGCCGTCATCACGCTCCCCGCTTCACTCTGCTCACTGCTTCGATTCGTCGGCGCTTTCGACAGCAGCGGCATCGATACTCTCCCTCTCGACAGCCGCCTGGCTCCGCTCCCGGCTCTGCGCCTTGCGCCGCTTGAGGTTCTCGCGCAGCGCCTGCTTCAGCCGCTCCTCGCGCGCGGTTTTCGGCGCCGCCGGCTTGCTCTGATCGGTCATCCCCCTTCCCCGGTCATCTTTTACCAGAAGCACAATCGGTGCTGCGGACGCGAAAGCCAAGAGGGACGCGCCGCAGACGGTAAGTTCCGCTGCGTACTGCGTCGCCTGCCCGGATGGGGAGTTGCGGGGGGCACCACGTTGATTTCCGCCTCTTCCGACCGCATGCAGCGACAAACGCCGTCCGAACCGGCAATTTCGGACCGATTCGGGGCTCTTTCGCCCGGTTTCGGCGAAAAGCATCTGCGTCTTTCCCCGAAAACCGGGCGAGCCGCGCTTGCGCATGTCCGGACCTTGTGGCAAGAACCGCCCGCGTTCGGGCGCGGCCTTCGGGCCGGCCCCAGTCGCGTTCCTGCTGCCGTAGCTCAGTGGTAGAGCACTCCCTTGGTAAGGGAGAGGTCGACAGTTCAATCCTGTCCGGCAGCACCATCTCGTTCTCCCCCGACACAGATCCGCACCAACTCGGCCTCATGGTTCTCAAGGCGATGCAAGCGCATCGCCTGAACGCGCCGCGTTTGGCGATCGTCGTGACCGCTTGGTTCGGGCGCGGCGCACCATGAGGGGCGAGGCGTGAGATTGCAGCGGCACCGCGACTCTCCCTCTCCTGAGGAGACCGCCGGAGGCGGTCGTCTCGAAGGATGTGCCACGAGCACGATGCTCGCCACAGCACGCCTCACCGCGGCAACAGATTCTCCTTCGCCAGATCGATCACCTCGTCGCCGCGGCCGCTCATGACGGCGCGGATCAGCCAGACGCTGAAGCCCTTGACCTGCTCGAGGCCGATGGTTGGCGGCATCGACAGCTCCTGGGTGGCGGTGACGACGTCGAGCACCGACGGGCCGTCATGCGCCAGCCACTCGCTGACGGCGCCCGGCAATTCGCCGGGATCCTCGACGCGGCGGCCGTGGATGCCCATGGCCTTCGCCATCGCGGCGAAATCCGGATTCTCCAGGCTGGTGCCGTGCTCGACGAAGCCCGACGCCTTCATCTCCAGCGCGACGAAGCCGAGCGTGCCGTTGTTGTAGATCACGACCTTCACCGGCAGCTTCATCTGCTTCAAGGTGATGAGATCGCCCATCAGCATCGCGAAGCCGCCATCGCCCGACAAGGAGATCACCTGCCGCCCGGCCTGCGCCGCCTGGATGCCGATGGCCTGCGACATTGCATTGGCCATCGAGCCGTGCACCAGCGAGCCGCTCAGACGGCGGCGGCCGTTCATGGCGATGTAGCGCGCGGCCCAGATGGTCGGCATGCCGACGTCGAAGGTGAAGACCGCGTCATCGGACGCGGTCTCGCTGATCAGCCGCGTCAGATATTGCGGATGGATCGGGCGGCGGCCGGGCGTGCCGACGGCGAGATCGTCGAGGCCTTTGCGCGCGGAGGCATAGCGCTTGAGGTTCTCGTCGAGATGCTGGCGATCCGACTTCGTCGCGAGCTTCGGCAGCAGCGCGCGAATGGTCTCCCCGACATCGCCGACCACGCCGACATCGAGCCGCGCGCGGCGGCCGAGCTGGCTTGGCCTGATGTCGACCTGCGCGATTCTGATGTCGGATGGAATGAACTGCTTGTAGGGGAAGTCGGTGCCGAGCATCAGCAGCGTGTCGCAGCTGTGCATGGCGTGATAGCCGGAGGAGAAGCCGATGAAGCCGGTGAGGCCGACATCATAGGGATTGTCGTATTCGACATGCTCCTTGCCACCGAGCGCATGCACGATCGGGCTCTTCAGGGTCTCCGCAAGCTGCATCAGCTCGGCATGGGCGCCGGCACAGCCGCGGCCACAGAACAACGTGACGCGCTCTCCCGTGTTGAGCAGCACGGCCAATGCGTCGAGCTGCGGCTCGGCCGGGCGCACCACTGGCTTCGGCGGCAAGAGGCCGATCGTCGGCGGCAGCGCCCGCTTCGGCGCGGCCTTCAGCGCCACGTCGCCGGGAATGACGATCACCGCGACGCCGCGCTCGCCGACCGCAGCGCGGATCGCATTGTCCAGCACGAACGGCATCTGCGAGGGATCGGAGATCAGCTCGCAATACACGCTGCATTCGCGGAACAGATTTTGCGGATGCGTCTCCTGGAAGTAGCCGCCGCCGATCTCGCTCGACGGAATATGCGCGGCGATCGCCAGCACTGGGGTGCGGCTGCGCTGCGCGTCATAAAGACCGTTGATGAGATGCAGATTGCCCGGGCCGCAGGAGCCGGCGCAGACGGCGAGCTCTCCCGTGATCTGCGATTCACCTGATGCTGCGAAGGCCGCGGCCTCCTCATGGCGAACATGCACCCAGTCGATCGTCTTGCGGACGCGCAGCGACTCCGTCAGCCCGTTCAGGCTGTCGCCGACGACGCCATAGATACGTTTCACGCCGGCAGTCTCGAGCGTCTCGACGATCTGGTCTGCTAGGGTGGCCATGAGCTGATCAATCCTGTGGTCATGAGAAGGGCCGCACGGCGCGACCTCCGTCGATCCGGTGTCGTACCTTGCACGAGCCGGGCCAACCCAATCAAAAACCCGCGTAACGCAAGAGTTCCAGACGGCGGCATGCAACGGAGACGATGACGGGGACATGACAGCGCCCGATCGCGGGCCATGACAACGCATCCTCGCGACGCATCCTGCGTCCGAGCTT is from Bradyrhizobium sp. ORS 285 and encodes:
- the poxB gene encoding ubiquinone-dependent pyruvate dehydrogenase, giving the protein MATLADQIVETLETAGVKRIYGVVGDSLNGLTESLRVRKTIDWVHVRHEEAAAFAASGESQITGELAVCAGSCGPGNLHLINGLYDAQRSRTPVLAIAAHIPSSEIGGGYFQETHPQNLFRECSVYCELISDPSQMPFVLDNAIRAAVGERGVAVIVIPGDVALKAAPKRALPPTIGLLPPKPVVRPAEPQLDALAVLLNTGERVTLFCGRGCAGAHAELMQLAETLKSPIVHALGGKEHVEYDNPYDVGLTGFIGFSSGYHAMHSCDTLLMLGTDFPYKQFIPSDIRIAQVDIRPSQLGRRARLDVGVVGDVGETIRALLPKLATKSDRQHLDENLKRYASARKGLDDLAVGTPGRRPIHPQYLTRLISETASDDAVFTFDVGMPTIWAARYIAMNGRRRLSGSLVHGSMANAMSQAIGIQAAQAGRQVISLSGDGGFAMLMGDLITLKQMKLPVKVVIYNNGTLGFVALEMKASGFVEHGTSLENPDFAAMAKAMGIHGRRVEDPGELPGAVSEWLAHDGPSVLDVVTATQELSMPPTIGLEQVKGFSVWLIRAVMSGRGDEVIDLAKENLLPR